In Alphaproteobacteria bacterium, one genomic interval encodes:
- a CDS encoding MFS transporter: MTTAATQPAMDGEDPYRWVILLGAWLVYFCFGLTSAALPPLVSEIRADLVLSGSAMGSVLGAWQLVYIAAAIPAGVALDRIGPRRALLAATLIIAASGALRAVAGGHLTLFLAVALFGIGGPLISIGAPKLVAVWFASRQRGLAMGLYVTGPALGAIVALTATNSVAMPLLGGDWRLVLLAYATFVALASTAWLAISAHPSARASEARLNRQERQPQRQVFVELLRVPAVRIVLVMSIGIFFFNHGLNNWLPEILRLGGMTVTVAGFWAAIPVGVGIVAAVLVPRLATPRRRYLVMLGLLLCAVTSSVLLQSSDLPFLLPGLVLQGVGYGTLMAVAMLILVEQPEVQSRRAGTAGGLFFAAAEIGGVLGPLSLGIMFDASGGFTLALVVLTAIMTGLILLLARLRRVAPLA; the protein is encoded by the coding sequence ATGACAACCGCGGCCACACAGCCGGCAATGGACGGGGAAGATCCCTACAGATGGGTCATCCTGCTGGGCGCGTGGCTGGTCTATTTCTGCTTTGGCCTGACATCGGCCGCATTGCCGCCTCTGGTCTCTGAAATTCGGGCGGACCTTGTTCTGTCCGGCTCGGCCATGGGCAGTGTTCTGGGGGCCTGGCAACTGGTCTATATCGCCGCCGCCATTCCCGCAGGCGTGGCCCTGGACCGCATCGGGCCGCGTCGTGCGCTGCTGGCGGCGACCTTGATCATCGCCGCGTCCGGTGCCCTTCGGGCGGTGGCCGGTGGGCACCTGACGCTGTTTCTGGCGGTGGCCCTGTTCGGTATCGGCGGTCCGCTTATCAGCATTGGCGCGCCGAAGCTGGTCGCTGTCTGGTTTGCCAGCCGCCAGCGCGGCCTGGCCATGGGGCTCTATGTGACGGGCCCGGCGCTTGGCGCCATCGTCGCTCTGACGGCGACCAACAGCGTCGCCATGCCGCTGTTGGGCGGTGACTGGCGGCTGGTTCTGCTGGCCTATGCCACATTTGTCGCGCTGGCCAGTACGGCCTGGCTGGCGATCAGTGCTCACCCCTCGGCCCGTGCCAGCGAGGCGCGGCTCAATCGTCAGGAGCGCCAGCCGCAACGTCAGGTCTTTGTCGAGCTGCTACGGGTGCCTGCGGTGCGCATCGTGTTGGTCATGAGCATCGGTATCTTCTTCTTCAATCACGGTCTCAATAACTGGCTGCCGGAGATTCTACGTCTCGGTGGCATGACCGTGACTGTTGCCGGGTTCTGGGCCGCCATACCGGTCGGTGTCGGTATCGTGGCGGCGGTGCTTGTGCCGCGGTTGGCTACACCGCGCCGCCGCTATCTGGTCATGCTGGGGTTGCTGTTGTGCGCTGTCACATCCAGCGTATTGCTGCAATCCAGCGATCTGCCGTTCCTTTTGCCGGGTCTGGTGCTGCAGGGTGTCGGCTATGGCACGTTGATGGCGGTGGCCATGCTGATCCTGGTGGAACAGCCGGAGGTGCAGTCACGCCGCGCCGGCACCGCGGGCGGCCTTTTCTTTGCGGCGGCAGAGATCGGCGGCGTTCTGGGGCCGCTCTCCCTGGGTATCATGTTCGACGCCAGCGGCGGGTTTACGCTGGCGCTGGTGGTACTAACGGCGATCATGACCGGCCTGATCCTGCTTCTGGCGCGGCTGCGCCGGGTGGCGCCGCTCGCTTGA
- a CDS encoding amidohydrolase family protein has product MDTLITNATIVTGEAAQPIIEDGAILVRDDRIAAVGDTATLLAAHPQAARHDGRGKAVLPGLINSHTHTVLTILRATVEDMEGNAVYGYMVPITLSMTAEERRAMVNLGALEAIRSGTTTLVESNRHVPDYAGYLVPTGLRLVFSELCTDALINQVRRGEYTYDKDRGKEYLDRATQLIEELHGAENGRVEVQVASHATDNCSPWMLEKLLTLAHKHGLRRNVHLAQSPLELQQVKRLCGGTPAEYLKQNDWLDDELIGAHWTWCTEADIDLLAEHGVHMAHCPANSSRRGPHRANVARIRDAGVNIVLGTDNMTEDMFQALKIGLIVHRGSYEGGGIEPQPEEMLATATRNGARALGREDDLGSIAVGKKADLTLLKLGPNLRPVINLVSAIVHYGHPGNVDGVMVNGEFLMRDGKVLAMEEDQVMADAESAARAVWTRLMDQSPDIAPPRGAVWLQR; this is encoded by the coding sequence ATGGACACTCTGATCACAAACGCCACGATTGTCACCGGCGAGGCGGCGCAGCCGATTATCGAAGATGGCGCCATCCTGGTGCGCGATGACCGTATTGCCGCGGTTGGCGATACGGCGACCCTGCTGGCCGCCCATCCCCAGGCCGCACGGCATGACGGCCGGGGCAAGGCCGTCCTGCCCGGCCTGATCAACTCTCACACCCACACGGTGCTGACCATTCTCCGCGCCACGGTAGAGGACATGGAAGGCAATGCCGTCTATGGCTACATGGTGCCCATCACACTGTCCATGACCGCGGAAGAACGCCGGGCCATGGTCAATCTTGGCGCATTGGAAGCCATCCGCTCCGGCACGACGACCCTGGTCGAGTCCAACCGCCATGTTCCGGACTATGCTGGCTATCTTGTGCCGACAGGCCTGCGCCTGGTGTTCAGCGAGCTATGCACCGACGCACTGATCAACCAGGTCCGACGCGGCGAGTACACCTATGACAAGGATCGCGGCAAAGAGTATCTCGACCGTGCAACCCAGTTGATTGAGGAGTTGCACGGCGCCGAAAATGGTCGGGTTGAGGTGCAGGTGGCATCCCACGCGACGGACAACTGCTCACCCTGGATGCTGGAGAAACTCCTGACACTGGCCCACAAACATGGCCTCCGGCGCAATGTCCACCTGGCGCAGAGCCCGCTTGAGCTGCAGCAGGTCAAGCGCCTGTGTGGCGGTACGCCAGCCGAGTATCTCAAGCAGAATGACTGGCTGGATGATGAATTGATCGGCGCCCACTGGACCTGGTGCACCGAGGCGGACATCGACCTGCTGGCCGAGCACGGCGTCCATATGGCTCATTGCCCGGCCAACTCGTCACGACGGGGACCGCACCGGGCCAATGTGGCGCGCATTCGCGACGCCGGCGTCAACATCGTGCTGGGCACCGACAATATGACCGAGGACATGTTCCAGGCCCTCAAGATCGGACTGATTGTCCATCGTGGCAGCTATGAAGGCGGCGGCATCGAACCGCAGCCGGAGGAAATGCTGGCCACGGCCACCCGCAACGGCGCGCGGGCGCTTGGTCGCGAGGATGATCTGGGCTCCATAGCGGTCGGCAAGAAGGCGGACCTGACGCTGCTGAAGCTGGGCCCTAATCTGCGGCCGGTAATCAATCTGGTGTCGGCCATCGTTCACTATGGCCACCCCGGCAATGTGGACGGAGTCATGGTCAATGGCGAGTTCCTCATGCGCGACGGCAAAGTCCTCGCCATGGAAGAAGATCAGGTCATGGCCGATGCGGAAAGCGCTGCGCGCGCCGTATGGACCCGGCTGATGGACCAGAGCCCCGACATCGCGCCGCCGCGCGGCGCCGTCTGGCTGCAGCGTTAG
- a CDS encoding aromatic amino acid lyase, whose translation MTVMLNTPDDFNLETVRRVAWQGEPVSFGPDAIATMTRARAAFLNLLEKEPGLHIYGVTTWYGDGASKILSREDQQKLAKNPSTIISTGMGPHLPARAVRAMIFTRMINYVAGRTGISLTSAKRICAMLDGRPLPEMPVMGQDSPGELLQLLSLFHTVRDDQCEVRDQNGMSNGSGCAPGLLADTALRARRLARLMTRVFALSIDAAGLNMDPWDPALKPLIVDRHEQEAIDLLNASLAGIETTGRRTWQPPISWRILTRMIGHVLRTVGHAEEMAKTALLAVNDNPTFFYAEESPPNGRVVSTGGFHVPYAYHSMNGLSAAWAEMCVLAARESAQLHKHSVTGLPENLWVGGTRFSTRQMIVPAHDIASRARAFAIPALIPLHGGSDGQTDTAMPLFEAYEKETKAGEHLGLCMAILAASASQALHVAGREPAPPLRPFLAEVRDHFPPVTSARNLGADTERLAVGFSDAIVNKSDDFGFSA comes from the coding sequence ATGACCGTCATGTTGAATACACCGGATGATTTCAATCTGGAGACCGTACGCCGCGTCGCCTGGCAGGGAGAACCGGTTTCCTTCGGGCCGGACGCCATTGCCACCATGACCAGGGCCCGTGCCGCATTTCTCAACCTGTTGGAAAAAGAGCCCGGCCTGCACATATACGGTGTGACAACATGGTATGGCGACGGCGCCAGCAAGATTCTGAGCCGCGAGGACCAGCAGAAGCTGGCAAAGAATCCGTCCACGATTATCAGCACCGGCATGGGTCCACACCTGCCGGCGCGGGCGGTGCGGGCCATGATCTTCACCCGCATGATTAACTATGTGGCGGGGCGCACCGGGATCAGCCTGACTTCAGCGAAGCGCATCTGCGCCATGCTGGATGGTCGCCCGCTCCCCGAAATGCCGGTGATGGGGCAGGATTCCCCCGGTGAACTTCTTCAACTTCTCAGCCTGTTCCACACCGTGCGCGATGACCAATGCGAGGTGCGCGACCAGAATGGGATGAGCAACGGGTCAGGCTGCGCGCCGGGCCTGCTGGCCGACACGGCGCTGCGGGCACGACGACTGGCGCGGTTGATGACGCGCGTATTCGCTCTCTCGATCGATGCAGCCGGCCTGAACATGGACCCGTGGGACCCCGCCCTGAAACCATTGATTGTGGACCGCCATGAGCAGGAAGCCATTGATCTTCTGAATGCCAGCCTGGCCGGCATTGAAACGACCGGCCGCCGGACATGGCAGCCGCCGATCTCATGGCGCATCCTGACCCGCATGATCGGCCATGTCTTGCGAACGGTCGGTCACGCCGAAGAGATGGCGAAGACAGCTCTGCTGGCCGTCAACGACAATCCGACCTTCTTCTACGCAGAGGAATCGCCACCCAACGGCCGGGTTGTCTCCACTGGCGGCTTTCATGTGCCCTATGCCTATCACTCGATGAATGGTCTGAGTGCTGCCTGGGCCGAAATGTGTGTCCTGGCCGCGCGCGAAAGTGCCCAACTGCACAAGCACAGCGTGACCGGCCTGCCGGAGAACCTGTGGGTCGGCGGCACCCGCTTCTCAACACGGCAGATGATCGTTCCGGCCCATGACATTGCCAGCCGGGCCCGCGCCTTCGCGATCCCTGCCCTGATTCCGCTACATGGCGGGAGCGACGGCCAGACCGATACCGCCATGCCACTGTTCGAAGCCTATGAAAAGGAAACCAAGGCCGGCGAACACCTGGGATTGTGCATGGCCATCCTTGCGGCATCGGCCAGTCAGGCCCTGCATGTGGCGGGTCGTGAACCGGCCCCGCCGTTGCGACCATTCCTGGCGGAAGTACGCGACCACTTCCCGCCCGTAACCAGCGCACGCAATCTGGGCGCCGATACGGAAAGACTGGCCGTCGGCTTCAGCGACGCCATCGTGAACAAATCAGATGATTTCGGCTTTTCCGCCTGA
- a CDS encoding flavin reductase family protein → MEPRVSMKWKSNWWPAPVTLITVGADKPGFRKPNIWAVGVLGGPADDPPILTISPRKIMYSYKLMQEVPQFVVNFPTPEMLRQMEFVGTHSGIEADKWKNCGFTPIPGKVVDVPLIAECPVNIECVIDREIELTKEDGTDSDFVLVVGRIVQVHAHERCVVNGTIQWDLVDTIIRSRPMTWRTVGPVIGYDARKDPLPKPEEAAEIVNSRVKGYEKLADIIRATPTQTQVRTDPGYKKD, encoded by the coding sequence ATGGAACCACGCGTTTCGATGAAGTGGAAAAGCAACTGGTGGCCGGCGCCGGTGACTCTGATCACCGTCGGCGCCGACAAGCCGGGATTTCGCAAGCCCAATATCTGGGCCGTCGGCGTTCTGGGTGGTCCGGCCGACGATCCGCCGATCCTGACGATCAGCCCGCGCAAAATCATGTACTCCTATAAACTGATGCAGGAGGTTCCGCAGTTCGTCGTCAATTTCCCGACGCCGGAAATGCTGCGCCAGATGGAGTTTGTCGGCACCCACTCCGGCATCGAAGCCGACAAGTGGAAGAACTGTGGCTTTACGCCCATTCCCGGCAAAGTGGTGGACGTGCCCCTGATCGCCGAATGTCCGGTCAATATCGAGTGCGTGATTGATCGCGAAATCGAGCTAACCAAGGAGGATGGCACCGACAGCGATTTTGTCCTGGTCGTCGGCCGTATTGTCCAGGTTCATGCGCACGAACGCTGTGTCGTCAATGGCACCATTCAGTGGGATCTGGTGGATACCATTATCCGGTCGCGGCCCATGACCTGGCGCACAGTTGGCCCTGTCATTGGCTATGACGCGCGCAAAGACCCGCTGCCGAAACCGGAGGAGGCGGCAGAGATCGTCAATTCGCGAGTCAAGGGATACGAGAAGCTGGCCGATATCATCCGGGCCACGCCGACGCAAACCCAGGTGCGAACCGACCCCGGTTACAAGAAAGACTGA
- a CDS encoding RidA family protein has protein sequence MSHTADPAPRITINPDTLSPPTGAPDTPFYSWVCKRGNMIFLAGMSPYTKDKKLADGDLGDHTRQAFRNMQAALASVDAKMSDVCSMTLYVHETDLQKDVYPKVNPVCYEFFGDAPPARMVMGGIALPRPTEKIMISAIACLG, from the coding sequence ATGAGCCACACGGCCGATCCGGCGCCACGAATTACAATCAACCCCGATACACTGTCGCCGCCGACCGGCGCCCCTGACACGCCTTTCTATAGCTGGGTGTGCAAACGCGGGAACATGATCTTCCTTGCCGGCATGTCTCCCTACACCAAGGACAAAAAACTGGCCGACGGCGATCTGGGAGACCATACCCGACAGGCCTTTCGCAATATGCAGGCGGCCCTTGCCAGCGTCGACGCCAAAATGAGCGACGTCTGTTCCATGACCCTCTATGTCCACGAGACAGACCTGCAAAAGGACGTCTATCCCAAAGTCAATCCGGTTTGCTACGAGTTCTTCGGCGACGCGCCACCTGCCCGCATGGTCATGGGCGGGATCGCCCTGCCGCGCCCGACCGAAAAGATCATGATCTCTGCCATCGCCTGCCTCGGCTAG
- a CDS encoding aromatic amino acid lyase, protein MTVVLNETTDFNLDTLRRVAWQGEAVQFGEDARARMRTARKRFLNMVETVPGLHIYGVTTGFGDGAATILSKEDQAKLAKAPNFVKNTGVGETMPARAIRAMIFTRLINYVSGYAAISMETAQAVADMLDGRPLPDVRVAGMDSAGEVLQLITLYAHLMGDMSQARDQNALRNGTGCAPGLLGDTALRARRRTKIAGAVHALSIDAASLNMDPWDRALKPLIADPHEGEAIDLLNGYLDGMEMKGRRSWQPPISWRILTRMLGHMLRTVAQLEQHAAMALSAINDNPVYLDEEQSPPHGRVISSGGFHVPYAYHPMNWMTATWADMAVITARETEQIHKKSVTGLPDRLWVDGKRYSTAFLAVSGYDLARRAAEHAAPALIPLYSGSDGQTDTVMPLFSAYEKEMKAARCYDLCLAMLAASSSQALTVAGREPAPALRPILADIRKAFPPVTDARNLGADTERLADAFSAAILGERQGFGLTD, encoded by the coding sequence ATGACCGTAGTTCTGAACGAAACGACTGACTTCAATCTGGACACCCTGCGCCGCGTTGCCTGGCAGGGCGAGGCCGTGCAGTTCGGTGAAGATGCGCGGGCCCGCATGCGCACCGCACGCAAGCGATTCCTCAACATGGTCGAAACAGTGCCCGGTCTGCACATCTATGGCGTGACCACAGGGTTCGGCGACGGCGCCGCAACCATCCTGAGCAAGGAAGACCAGGCAAAGCTGGCCAAGGCCCCCAACTTCGTGAAGAACACCGGCGTCGGCGAGACCATGCCGGCGCGGGCCATCCGCGCCATGATCTTTACGCGCCTGATCAACTACGTATCAGGCTATGCCGCCATCAGCATGGAAACAGCCCAGGCCGTGGCCGATATGCTCGATGGCCGACCACTGCCCGATGTCAGGGTTGCAGGGATGGACTCCGCCGGCGAAGTGCTGCAGCTCATCACACTCTATGCCCACCTGATGGGCGATATGAGCCAGGCGCGCGATCAGAACGCACTGCGCAACGGCACAGGCTGTGCGCCCGGTCTGCTTGGCGACACCGCGCTCAGGGCCCGACGCCGAACGAAGATCGCCGGGGCCGTCCATGCCCTGTCGATCGATGCCGCCAGCCTGAACATGGACCCATGGGACCGGGCGCTGAAACCGCTGATCGCCGATCCCCATGAAGGCGAGGCGATCGACCTGCTGAACGGCTATCTCGACGGCATGGAGATGAAGGGGCGGCGATCCTGGCAACCGCCCATCTCCTGGCGCATCCTGACCCGCATGCTGGGGCATATGCTGCGGACCGTAGCGCAGCTGGAGCAGCATGCGGCCATGGCGCTGAGCGCCATAAACGATAATCCGGTCTATCTGGACGAAGAGCAGTCACCACCGCACGGCCGGGTCATTTCCAGCGGCGGCTTTCATGTGCCCTACGCCTATCACCCGATGAACTGGATGACGGCGACATGGGCCGACATGGCTGTCATCACAGCGCGCGAGACCGAGCAGATTCATAAGAAATCGGTGACCGGCCTGCCTGATCGTCTGTGGGTCGATGGCAAGCGCTACTCCACCGCCTTTCTGGCCGTCTCCGGCTACGACCTGGCGCGGCGCGCGGCGGAGCACGCAGCGCCCGCGTTGATTCCCCTGTACTCCGGCAGCGACGGCCAGACCGATACGGTCATGCCGCTGTTCAGTGCCTATGAGAAGGAAATGAAGGCGGCGCGCTGCTATGACCTGTGCCTCGCCATGCTGGCCGCATCGTCTAGCCAGGCTCTGACCGTCGCCGGACGGGAGCCGGCCCCTGCCCTGCGGCCGATTCTGGCGGATATCCGCAAGGCGTTTCCACCGGTCACGGACGCGCGCAATCTGGGGGCC